In a genomic window of Saccharothrix sp. HUAS TT1:
- a CDS encoding ricin-type beta-trefoil lectin domain protein — protein sequence MSFGRILAAVAVAASALLVAPTSFAAAPDAPQDEWVIESDTRKGDVWDQTNWAWDPEFPVIPHPYHGGDNQKWHISDDNTIKSKAYGWCVTSIGGKLAGRNCDGSQEQRWVGSSYDGYRSWLFESGDTGECITHNGVYKELVLAPCEPGRADQRWIIHE from the coding sequence ATGTCATTCGGTCGAATCCTCGCCGCCGTCGCCGTGGCCGCCTCGGCGCTGCTCGTCGCGCCGACCTCGTTCGCCGCCGCGCCCGACGCGCCGCAGGACGAGTGGGTGATCGAGAGCGACACCAGGAAGGGCGACGTCTGGGACCAGACCAACTGGGCGTGGGACCCCGAGTTCCCGGTCATCCCGCACCCGTACCACGGTGGGGACAACCAGAAGTGGCACATCTCCGATGACAACACCATCAAGAGCAAGGCTTACGGGTGGTGCGTGACCTCGATCGGGGGGAAGCTGGCGGGCCGGAACTGCGACGGCTCCCAGGAGCAGCGCTGGGTGGGCAGCTCCTACGACGGCTACCGCTCCTGGCTGTTCGAGTCCGGCGACACCGGTGAGTGCATCACGCACAACGGCGTCTACAAGGAGCTGGTCCTCGCGCCGTGTGAGCCGGGTCGGGCCGACCAGCGCTGGATCATCCACGAGTAA
- a CDS encoding 5-(carboxyamino)imidazole ribonucleotide synthase, which yields MDSRTRLPAVGMIGGGQLARMTHQAAIPLGQSLRVLAESDADPAALVARDVELGKHTDLDALRAFAKSCDVVTFDHEHVPQEHLRALVAEGVKVFPGPDALLHAQDKLVMRVRLAELGVPVPPFAAVAETADVLKFGARHGWPCVLKAVRGGYDGRGVWMLNTPQSAQRVVPELLDAGTPLMVEQCVPMHRELSALVARSPFGQGAAWPLVQTVQQEGICVEVLAPAPDGPAEQAQELALRIADELGVVGLLAVELFETADGLVVNELAMRPHNSGHWTIEGARTSQFEQHLRAVLDYPLGATDLVAPAVVMANVLGASSPPEMGPDERLHHLFARFPDAHVHLYGKAERPGRKIGHVTLLGERMDEVRERAGLAAHWLSDGVWLDGYDIHGGKR from the coding sequence GTGGACTCCCGAACCCGCCTCCCCGCCGTCGGCATGATCGGCGGCGGCCAGCTCGCCCGCATGACGCACCAGGCCGCCATCCCGCTCGGCCAGTCGCTGCGGGTGCTCGCCGAGTCGGACGCCGACCCCGCCGCGCTCGTCGCGCGCGACGTGGAGCTGGGCAAGCACACCGACCTGGACGCGCTGCGCGCGTTCGCCAAGTCGTGCGACGTCGTCACGTTCGACCACGAGCACGTGCCGCAGGAGCACCTGCGCGCGCTGGTCGCCGAGGGCGTCAAGGTGTTCCCCGGCCCCGACGCCCTGCTGCACGCGCAGGACAAGCTGGTCATGCGGGTGCGGCTGGCCGAGCTGGGCGTGCCGGTGCCGCCGTTCGCCGCCGTGGCCGAGACGGCCGACGTGCTGAAGTTCGGCGCGCGGCACGGGTGGCCGTGCGTGCTCAAGGCGGTGCGCGGCGGTTACGACGGCCGCGGCGTGTGGATGCTGAACACGCCGCAGAGCGCGCAGCGGGTCGTCCCCGAGCTGCTGGACGCCGGCACGCCGTTGATGGTCGAGCAGTGCGTGCCGATGCACCGCGAGCTGTCCGCGCTGGTCGCGCGCTCGCCGTTCGGCCAGGGCGCCGCGTGGCCGCTGGTGCAGACCGTGCAGCAGGAGGGGATCTGCGTCGAGGTGCTGGCCCCGGCCCCGGACGGGCCCGCCGAGCAGGCGCAGGAGCTGGCCCTGCGGATCGCGGACGAGCTGGGCGTGGTCGGGCTGCTGGCCGTGGAGCTGTTCGAGACGGCGGACGGGCTGGTCGTCAACGAGCTGGCGATGCGCCCGCACAACTCCGGCCACTGGACCATCGAGGGCGCCCGCACGTCGCAGTTCGAGCAGCACCTGCGGGCCGTGCTGGACTACCCGCTCGGCGCGACGGACCTCGTCGCGCCCGCCGTCGTGATGGCCAACGTCCTGGGCGCGTCGTCGCCGCCCGAGATGGGGCCGGACGAGCGGTTGCACCACCTGTTCGCCCGGTTCCCCGACGCCCACGTGCACCTGTACGGCAAGGCGGAGCGGCCGGGGCGCAAGATCGGTCACGTGACGCTGCTCGGCGAGCGGATGGACGAGGTGCGCGAGCGGGCCGGGCTGGCCGCGCACTGGCTGTCCGACGGCGTGTGGCTGGACGGGTACGACATCCACGGGGGGAAGCGGTGA
- a CDS encoding ABC transporter permease, which translates to MTTTTTTGVTTAAPVTTRARVGWGDLLWVTWRQHRWMLAGTAAVAVLLGGLALYLALRVDATGSSRLELFGRWGVVGLSQLLVLAPMAFGLVVAVFWAAPLLSREYEQRTHVVVWSQDVSPLRWLTGKVVPLFALAVVLAVGLGLALIKLINSVNAESAEYVPFRPFDPPAFEVAPQVQFGFVAFGFALGLALSALTRRTVLSMGLTLGVFVVVRGLVAGGWRPYYQEPLRHVEPYATFQGVDPGGRGAWTVDSGFVDAAGNEAPYPSACSRIEDNDSYAQCMTDHDVRYFTDYHPADRLVPFQWFEFAVYAVLAAALFALAFTVVRRARRV; encoded by the coding sequence ATGACCACCACCACCACGACCGGCGTCACGACCGCCGCACCGGTGACCACCCGCGCCCGCGTCGGCTGGGGCGACCTGCTGTGGGTGACCTGGCGGCAGCACCGCTGGATGCTCGCCGGCACGGCCGCCGTCGCCGTCCTGCTCGGCGGCCTGGCGCTGTACCTCGCCCTGCGCGTCGACGCGACCGGCAGCAGCCGCCTGGAGCTGTTCGGCCGGTGGGGCGTCGTCGGCCTCAGCCAGCTGCTCGTCCTGGCGCCGATGGCGTTCGGCCTGGTCGTCGCGGTGTTCTGGGCGGCGCCCCTGCTGTCGCGGGAGTACGAGCAGCGCACGCACGTCGTGGTGTGGAGCCAGGACGTCAGCCCGCTGCGCTGGCTGACCGGCAAGGTCGTGCCGCTCTTCGCGCTCGCCGTCGTGCTCGCCGTCGGCCTGGGGCTGGCGCTGATCAAGCTGATCAACAGCGTCAACGCCGAGTCGGCCGAGTACGTGCCGTTCCGGCCGTTCGACCCGCCCGCGTTCGAGGTGGCGCCGCAGGTGCAGTTCGGGTTCGTGGCGTTCGGCTTCGCGCTCGGGCTGGCGCTCAGTGCGCTCACCCGGCGCACGGTGCTCTCGATGGGGCTCACGCTCGGCGTGTTCGTCGTGGTGCGCGGCCTGGTCGCGGGCGGTTGGCGGCCGTACTACCAGGAGCCGCTGCGCCACGTGGAGCCGTACGCCACGTTCCAGGGCGTGGACCCCGGTGGCCGGGGCGCGTGGACGGTCGACAGCGGCTTCGTCGACGCGGCGGGCAACGAGGCGCCCTACCCCTCCGCCTGCTCGCGCATCGAGGACAACGACTCCTACGCGCAGTGCATGACCGACCACGACGTCCGGTACTTCACCGACTACCACCCGGCCGACCGGCTCGTGCCGTTCCAGTGGTTCGAGTTCGCCGTCTACGCCGTGCTCGCCGCGGCCCTGTTCGCCCTGGCCTTCACCGTGGTGCGCCGGGCGCGCCGGGTCTGA
- a CDS encoding GntR family transcriptional regulator, whose translation MEFRIDRSSGLPAYLQLVRQVREALRMGWLAPGDRLPTVRDVVARSGVNANTVLKAYRELELSGLVEARQGSGTFVKAGLGSTEPEVMAALRARLAEWVREAREAGLDTEDIDALVRSVLAEGEGVAVA comes from the coding sequence GTGGAGTTCCGCATCGACCGGTCCAGTGGCCTCCCCGCGTACCTCCAGCTCGTGCGCCAGGTGCGGGAGGCGCTGCGCATGGGCTGGCTCGCGCCGGGAGACCGGCTGCCGACGGTCCGCGACGTCGTCGCGAGGAGTGGTGTGAACGCGAACACGGTGCTCAAGGCCTACCGCGAACTGGAGCTGTCCGGCCTGGTCGAGGCGCGCCAGGGCTCCGGCACGTTCGTCAAGGCCGGTCTCGGCTCGACCGAGCCGGAGGTGATGGCGGCGCTCAGGGCGCGGCTGGCCGAGTGGGTGCGCGAGGCGCGCGAGGCCGGGTTGGACACCGAGGACATCGACGCGCTGGTGCGTTCCGTCCTCGCCGAGGGGGAGGGGGTGGCGGTCGCATGA
- a CDS encoding ATP-binding cassette domain-containing protein, with protein MTIVAEAVGDTAVAVRARGLGKRYRSKWALRECAFDLPAGRVAALVGANGAGKTTLMSVLAGLLGADEGSATATGRVAFVSQEKPVYRHFSATDVLRLGARLNVVWDEPRARRWLERFEVPLDRACGKLSGGQQAQVAFALALGSRPDVLMLDEPLANLDPLARREVSAELLSEVTETGMTVLLSTHIVAELSGVADYLLLLAHGRLLAGGDLDDLLTGHVAYTGPRSDVPPALGEVVEARHTAHQSTFLIRLPEGRPRPVVAGQWVERPVTLEDYVLAQLEATRKGARA; from the coding sequence ATGACGATCGTCGCGGAGGCCGTGGGCGACACCGCGGTCGCGGTGCGCGCCCGAGGGCTTGGCAAGCGCTACCGCAGCAAGTGGGCGCTGCGCGAATGCGCGTTCGACCTGCCCGCGGGCCGGGTGGCGGCGCTGGTCGGCGCGAACGGCGCGGGCAAGACCACGTTGATGAGCGTCCTGGCCGGGCTCCTCGGCGCCGACGAGGGGTCGGCGACCGCGACGGGCCGGGTGGCGTTCGTGTCGCAGGAGAAGCCGGTCTACCGGCACTTCTCGGCGACCGACGTGCTGCGCCTCGGCGCGCGGCTCAACGTCGTGTGGGACGAGCCGCGGGCCCGCCGCTGGCTGGAGCGCTTCGAGGTCCCGCTGGACAGGGCGTGCGGCAAGCTGTCCGGCGGCCAGCAGGCCCAGGTGGCGTTCGCGCTGGCCCTCGGCTCGCGGCCGGACGTGCTCATGCTGGACGAGCCGCTGGCCAACCTGGACCCGCTGGCCCGCCGGGAGGTGTCCGCCGAGCTGCTGAGCGAGGTCACCGAGACCGGCATGACCGTGCTGCTGTCCACGCACATCGTGGCCGAGCTGTCCGGCGTGGCCGACTACCTGCTGCTCCTCGCGCACGGCCGGCTGCTGGCGGGCGGCGACCTGGACGACCTGCTCACCGGCCACGTCGCCTACACCGGCCCGCGCTCGGACGTGCCGCCCGCGCTGGGCGAGGTCGTCGAGGCCAGGCACACCGCCCACCAGTCGACGTTCCTCATCCGGCTGCCCGAGGGGCGCCCGCGGCCGGTGGTGGCGGGCCAGTGGGTCGAGCGCCCGGTGACGTTGGAGGACTACGTGCTCGCGCAGCTCGAAGCCACCCGGAAGGGGGCCCGCGCATGA
- a CDS encoding GGDEF domain-containing protein yields MGVREAVSQRSGPGGSRALRSRWRTAALAAGWAFPADWPLEEVDDVCRAVLGGGDPSPELYRLGGARAEAGAGLAETLLDLAALHAVLAEPAGSTGIVSPDVDAIPARLLRCTALGWGEVMTKQAANCSADNPLTGLATSAYLRTRLREVYAEARAAGRQEHVLVLVALDLTRTSGWSRVVAMTLLADALKEVFDAGETVASIGPSVACVLLRRDHRLPRAVANLRVLTADRLAVDPHVAPTGPARVWLEELPPTCEDAAALVAGYGR; encoded by the coding sequence GTGGGTGTTCGGGAAGCGGTCTCACAGCGCTCTGGGCCCGGCGGGTCGCGGGCGCTGCGGTCCAGGTGGCGCACCGCCGCGCTGGCCGCGGGTTGGGCGTTCCCGGCCGACTGGCCGCTGGAAGAGGTGGACGACGTGTGCCGGGCGGTGCTGGGCGGTGGCGACCCGAGCCCGGAGCTGTACCGGCTGGGCGGCGCCCGCGCCGAGGCGGGCGCCGGGCTGGCCGAGACGCTGCTGGACCTGGCGGCGCTGCACGCGGTGCTGGCCGAGCCCGCCGGGTCGACCGGCATCGTCTCGCCGGACGTGGACGCGATCCCGGCGCGGCTGCTGCGCTGCACCGCGCTCGGCTGGGGCGAGGTGATGACCAAGCAGGCCGCGAACTGCTCGGCGGACAACCCGCTGACCGGCCTGGCCACGTCCGCCTACCTGCGCACCAGGCTGCGCGAGGTGTACGCGGAGGCGCGCGCCGCCGGTCGCCAGGAGCACGTGCTGGTGCTGGTGGCGCTGGACCTGACCCGGACGTCCGGGTGGTCGCGCGTGGTGGCGATGACCCTGCTGGCCGACGCGCTGAAGGAGGTGTTCGACGCGGGCGAGACGGTGGCCTCGATCGGGCCGTCGGTGGCCTGCGTGCTGCTGCGCCGCGACCACCGGCTGCCGCGGGCCGTCGCCAACCTGCGGGTGCTCACCGCGGACCGGTTGGCGGTCGACCCGCACGTCGCGCCGACCGGCCCGGCCCGGGTCTGGCTGGAGGAGCTCCCGCCGACCTGCGAGGACGCGGCGGCGTTGGTGGCCGGCTACGGCCGCTGA